A window from Alphaproteobacteria bacterium encodes these proteins:
- a CDS encoding polysaccharide deacetylase family protein codes for MLTQTSRYDYVPISERKPLKFPNGERVALLVYMNIEHFPENRPGTPMVPMTANMVPDVLNYGWRDYGTRVGQWRLFDILDKYKIRGTVCLNSDVCNEYPQIITAGNERNWEWMGHGHNNTVMINDMPEDEERELISGVVKVIKEKTGKAPKGWLGPFLSETFNTPDILAENGIEYLCDFTCDDQPFPMKVKKGSLLSMPYTVELNDIPAFLSLGLSAEAFGKQIVDQFDWLYEEGKTNARVMPICLHNFLIGQPFRAKYLDEALRYITSHKKVWLATAGEINDWYRETQLAG; via the coding sequence ATGCTTACGCAGACAAGCCGTTACGATTACGTCCCCATCAGCGAGCGCAAGCCGCTGAAATTTCCCAATGGCGAGCGCGTCGCATTGCTCGTCTACATGAATATAGAACATTTCCCCGAAAACCGGCCGGGAACGCCCATGGTGCCCATGACCGCCAATATGGTGCCGGACGTGCTCAACTACGGCTGGCGCGATTACGGCACCCGTGTCGGTCAATGGCGTCTCTTCGACATTCTCGACAAGTACAAGATTCGGGGCACGGTATGTCTCAATTCGGATGTCTGTAACGAGTACCCGCAGATCATCACCGCAGGCAACGAGCGAAACTGGGAGTGGATGGGCCACGGCCACAACAATACCGTCATGATCAATGACATGCCGGAGGACGAGGAGCGCGAACTGATCTCGGGCGTCGTCAAGGTTATCAAGGAGAAGACCGGCAAGGCCCCCAAGGGATGGCTCGGTCCGTTCCTCTCGGAGACTTTCAACACGCCCGACATCCTGGCCGAGAACGGGATCGAATATCTTTGTGATTTCACTTGCGATGACCAGCCGTTTCCCATGAAGGTGAAGAAGGGTTCCCTTCTCTCCATGCCCTACACGGTGGAGCTGAACGACATCCCGGCCTTCCTCTCTCTCGGCCTCAGCGCGGAAGCCTTCGGCAAGCAGATTGTGGATCAGTTCGACTGGCTGTATGAGGAGGGCAAGACGAATGCCCGGGTCATGCCGATCTGCCTCCATAATTTCCTGATCGGCCAGCCGTTCCGGGCGAAATATCTCGATGAGGCGTTGCGCTATATCACCAGCCACAAGAAGGTCTGGCTGGCCACGGCGGGCGAAATCAACGACTGGTACCGCGAAACCCAGTTGGCGGGATGA
- the polA gene encoding DNA polymerase I gives MSALKHLFLIDGSGFIFRAFYALPPMTRPDGTPVNAVYGFVNMLTQTLGATDADHVAVVFDAGRKTFRNEIYPAYKANRSEPPEDLVPQFPLIREATEAYNVAMLEREGFEADDLIASYAGAAAETGAEVTIVSSDKDLMQLLRDRVLMQDPKDNSVIDLEKVNKKFGVPPDKVVDVQALAGDSTDNVPGVPGIGVKTAAQLILEYGDLDSLLARADEIKQKKRRENLIEYADQARLSRELVRLRVDLDIDPPFEALAVRKPDPARLRAFLEQQGFKSILKRVEALHIVNNGPGSGPGQGGGASGQPAAATDDKSGGTASAVDKGDYELVDTLDRLDAWIARAYQAGRVAVDTETTSLDAVRAELVGVSLSVEPGAACYVPLAHKERAGQGQLDFAGEGTDDDAKDGAGAARLVAGQISREDALDRLRPLLADPGVLKIGHNLKYDALVLARHGLELHPFDDTMILSYVLEGGAHGHGMDELAQLHLGHTTIKFKDVAGIGRQQVTFDFVPLEKACEYAAEDADITLRLHDLLKPRLSPEKVTTVYETMDRPLVPVVVEMERAGIKVDRDELERLSTDFAARMDGLADEIYRLAGREFTIASPKQLGEILFDEMGFAGGKKTKSGGHSTGADILEDLAAEGHEFPQRILDWRQLAKLKSTYSDALVAQINPETGRVHTSYSLAATSTGRLASTEPNLQNIPIRTEEGRKIRKAFVAEKGHVLLSVDYSQIELRLLAHVAGIEKLQEAFRDGADIHAMTASQVFGVDMAAMDPQTRRRAKAINFGIIYGISPFGLARQLAIPQSEARAYIETYFERYPGIQDYMEGMKAYCREHGYVKTIFGRKCHVPGIRDKSAARRNFSERAAINAPLQGAAADIIRRAMIRVPPALAEAGLQARMLLQVHDELLFEVPRAELEETSALVKTVMEHATLPAIQLDVPLVADTGAGANWSDAH, from the coding sequence TTGAGTGCCCTCAAACATCTTTTCCTGATCGACGGCTCGGGATTCATCTTCCGGGCCTTCTATGCCCTGCCGCCCATGACCCGGCCGGACGGCACGCCGGTCAACGCCGTCTACGGTTTCGTCAACATGCTGACCCAGACGCTCGGCGCGACCGATGCCGATCACGTGGCGGTGGTTTTCGATGCCGGACGCAAGACGTTTCGCAACGAGATTTATCCCGCGTACAAGGCCAACCGGAGCGAGCCGCCAGAGGACCTGGTGCCGCAATTCCCGCTCATCCGGGAGGCGACCGAAGCCTACAACGTCGCCATGCTGGAGCGCGAGGGGTTCGAGGCCGACGATTTGATCGCAAGCTATGCCGGAGCCGCGGCCGAGACCGGGGCCGAGGTGACGATCGTTTCCTCGGACAAGGATCTCATGCAGCTCCTTCGGGACCGCGTCCTCATGCAGGACCCGAAGGACAATTCGGTGATCGATCTGGAGAAGGTGAACAAGAAATTCGGCGTCCCGCCCGACAAGGTGGTCGACGTGCAGGCGCTCGCCGGCGATTCGACCGATAATGTGCCCGGGGTTCCCGGGATTGGCGTCAAGACGGCGGCGCAGCTCATCCTGGAATACGGCGATCTCGACTCGCTCCTGGCGCGCGCGGACGAAATCAAGCAGAAGAAGCGGCGCGAGAACCTGATCGAATATGCCGACCAGGCACGGCTGTCGCGCGAACTCGTGCGCCTGCGGGTCGATCTCGATATCGACCCGCCGTTCGAGGCGCTGGCCGTCCGCAAGCCGGATCCGGCCAGGCTGCGCGCCTTTCTCGAGCAACAGGGGTTCAAATCCATCCTCAAGCGCGTCGAGGCCCTGCATATCGTCAATAATGGTCCCGGTTCCGGTCCCGGGCAGGGCGGCGGCGCGAGCGGACAACCCGCGGCGGCAACGGACGACAAATCCGGCGGGACAGCCTCCGCCGTGGACAAGGGGGATTACGAGCTGGTCGATACGCTCGACCGGCTCGATGCCTGGATCGCGCGCGCCTACCAGGCGGGACGCGTGGCGGTGGATACCGAGACCACCTCTCTCGACGCCGTCCGGGCGGAGCTTGTGGGCGTGTCGCTCAGCGTAGAGCCGGGCGCGGCCTGCTATGTGCCGCTGGCCCACAAGGAAAGGGCCGGACAGGGCCAGCTCGATTTTGCCGGCGAGGGAACGGATGACGATGCGAAGGACGGGGCCGGCGCGGCCCGGCTCGTCGCCGGGCAGATCTCCCGCGAGGACGCGCTCGATCGCCTGCGCCCACTCCTGGCCGACCCGGGCGTTCTCAAGATCGGGCATAATCTCAAATACGACGCCCTCGTGCTGGCGCGCCACGGTCTCGAGCTTCACCCCTTCGATGACACGATGATCCTTTCCTACGTGCTCGAGGGGGGCGCGCATGGCCATGGCATGGACGAGCTTGCGCAACTTCACCTCGGTCATACGACGATCAAGTTCAAGGATGTCGCCGGTATCGGACGCCAGCAGGTGACGTTCGATTTCGTTCCTCTCGAGAAGGCATGCGAGTATGCGGCCGAGGATGCGGACATCACCCTGCGACTCCATGACCTGCTGAAGCCGCGCCTCTCGCCCGAGAAGGTGACGACCGTTTACGAGACGATGGACCGCCCGCTCGTGCCCGTCGTCGTCGAGATGGAACGCGCCGGCATCAAGGTCGACCGGGACGAGCTGGAACGGCTGAGCACAGACTTCGCGGCGCGCATGGATGGGCTGGCCGATGAGATCTATCGCCTGGCGGGCCGCGAGTTCACCATCGCCTCGCCCAAGCAGCTTGGCGAAATTCTGTTCGATGAAATGGGCTTCGCGGGGGGCAAGAAAACCAAGTCCGGCGGGCATTCGACCGGCGCGGATATTCTGGAAGACCTCGCGGCCGAGGGTCACGAGTTTCCCCAGCGCATCCTCGACTGGCGGCAACTGGCCAAGCTCAAGAGCACCTATTCCGACGCGCTGGTGGCACAGATCAACCCCGAGACCGGACGGGTGCATACGTCCTATTCTCTGGCCGCGACTTCGACGGGACGCCTCGCGTCGACGGAACCCAATCTCCAGAACATCCCGATCCGCACCGAGGAAGGCCGCAAGATCCGCAAGGCCTTCGTGGCCGAAAAAGGCCATGTGCTGCTATCGGTCGATTATTCCCAGATCGAGCTCCGCCTTCTGGCCCATGTGGCGGGAATCGAAAAACTGCAGGAGGCCTTTCGCGACGGCGCCGACATTCATGCCATGACCGCCTCGCAGGTTTTCGGCGTCGACATGGCGGCGATGGATCCGCAGACCCGACGACGCGCCAAGGCGATAAATTTCGGAATCATCTACGGCATCAGCCCGTTCGGCCTCGCGCGCCAGCTCGCCATTCCCCAGTCTGAGGCCAGGGCCTATATCGAAACCTATTTCGAGCGCTATCCGGGCATTCAGGACTATATGGAAGGCATGAAGGCCTATTGCCGCGAGCATGGCTACGTCAAAACCATTTTCGGGCGCAAATGCCACGTGCCCGGAATCCGCGACAAGAGCGCCGCCCGGCGGAATTTTTCCGAGCGCGCCGCGATCAATGCCCCGCTTCAGGGCGCGGCCGCCGATATCATCCGCCGCGCCATGATCCGGGTGCCGCCGGCATTGGCTGAAGCAGGCTTGCAGGCCAGAATGCTGCTCCAGGTGCATGACGAGCTGTTATTCGAGGTCCCCAGGGCCGAACTGGAAGAAACCAGCGCTCTCGTCAAAACAGTGATGGAGCACGCGACGCTGCCGGCAATTCAGCTCGATGTGCCGCTTGTGGCGGATACCGGCGCCGGCGCCAACTGGTCGGACGCCCATTGA
- a CDS encoding zinc-finger domain-containing protein, protein MTSPHDSFASSENEGPAQPPETIEVTGATVGCDGGVGPLGHPMVYLTIDKSGRVDCPYCGRRYILRGRDAAGQQTAPARS, encoded by the coding sequence ATGACCAGCCCCCACGACTCCTTCGCAAGTTCCGAAAACGAAGGCCCGGCCCAGCCCCCGGAGACGATCGAGGTGACCGGCGCGACGGTTGGGTGTGACGGCGGGGTGGGGCCGCTCGGCCATCCCATGGTTTATCTCACGATCGACAAGTCGGGCCGGGTGGACTGCCCGTATTGCGGGCGGCGCTACATTCTTCGGGGACGCGACGCGGCCGGGCAGCAGACCGCGCCCGCCCGGTCTTGA
- a CDS encoding ABC transporter ATP-binding protein: MSRFPNWRESPRDALPQFAITARGVAKRYRGVDGSPPVQALSDVDLAVPRGEIFGLLGPNGAGKSTFINILAGLVRKSAGGVEIWGHDIDADPRLARASIGIVPQELNMDPFFTARELLDVQAGYYGVPRARRRTQELLSIMGLTSKANTRGRDLSGGQKRRLMMAKAMVHSPPVLVLDEPTAGVDIELRQQIYRYIRHLQSEGTTIVLTTHYLEEAENLCKRIAIINEGRVVACDTTDALLDRLDHKELVLTLSEDMHRLPAELESLGATLPAPRRIVFHYGDKEHKVSDILDAVHRAGIDVADLSTDETDLEDIFLLLTKQPEDAAGQPAGQNAYGSVTA, encoded by the coding sequence ATGAGCCGATTTCCCAACTGGCGCGAGTCGCCCCGAGACGCCCTGCCACAGTTCGCGATCACCGCGCGGGGCGTGGCCAAGCGCTATCGGGGCGTGGACGGCAGCCCGCCGGTCCAGGCGCTTTCGGATGTCGATCTCGCCGTCCCGCGCGGGGAGATTTTCGGCCTGCTCGGCCCGAACGGCGCCGGCAAGTCCACCTTTATCAACATCCTGGCCGGGCTGGTGCGCAAATCGGCCGGCGGGGTCGAAATCTGGGGCCATGATATCGACGCGGACCCGCGCCTGGCGCGGGCGTCGATCGGGATCGTCCCCCAGGAACTCAACATGGACCCGTTTTTCACCGCACGCGAGTTGCTCGACGTGCAGGCGGGCTATTACGGCGTGCCGCGCGCCCGGCGGCGGACCCAAGAGCTGCTCAGCATCATGGGGCTGACGAGCAAGGCGAATACCCGCGGACGCGATCTCTCGGGCGGACAGAAGCGCCGGCTGATGATGGCCAAGGCCATGGTGCACAGCCCGCCGGTCCTGGTTCTCGACGAGCCCACGGCCGGGGTCGATATCGAGCTGCGCCAGCAGATCTACCGCTACATCCGCCACCTTCAGTCCGAAGGCACCACCATCGTGCTGACCACGCATTATCTGGAAGAGGCGGAAAATCTCTGCAAGCGTATCGCCATCATCAACGAGGGGCGGGTCGTGGCCTGCGATACGACGGACGCGCTGCTCGACCGTCTCGACCACAAGGAGCTGGTACTCACGCTGAGCGAAGACATGCACCGCCTGCCGGCCGAGCTCGAAAGTTTGGGCGCCACCCTGCCCGCGCCGCGGCGCATCGTCTTTCATTACGGCGACAAGGAACACAAGGTGAGTGATATCCTCGATGCGGTCCACCGGGCGGGGATCGATGTGGCGGACCTGTCCACCGACGAGACCGATCTCGAGGATATCTTCCTGCTCCTGACCAAACAGCCCGAGGACGCGGCCGGGCAGCCGGCGGGGCAGAACGCCTATGGCAGCGTGACGGCCTGA